In a genomic window of Ralstonia insidiosa:
- a CDS encoding MFS transporter, which yields MSSLNLKRLGPCLFAIAIDAMGFGLVYPMMSVIFGDPHTSLLAPESSTTLRNFYLGLGYGVYPLCMFFGSSLMGELSDAYGRRKILLLCVFGLSLSYFLMALGVLWPSVGLLLFGRGLSGLMAGCQGIAQAAITDMSTPENKALNMSFMSLAFSAGVIVGPVLGGVASDQRIAPIFGHEAPFLLVGVLALACGVWMWASYRNTVTPSGMHRVDVLLPLRVMHEAVRHKAVAYLSVVFFLMQIGYGLYLQTIMMLLQTRFHYGSAQLGLFSGAIGVCFVFGLLCVVRLMLRVWSVIDIAKTGLLVAGIAQILSSLLPYESVLWALAALVGCFDMVAYTTMYTAFSDAVTEDRQGWALGVAGSVMAVAWVVTGFLTNLLPVLGETGLLLVGGIGFLLSFLMMRAHGRKRGTASNKEGADSPAPGVTG from the coding sequence ATGTCTTCACTCAACCTCAAGCGGCTCGGCCCCTGCCTGTTTGCCATCGCCATCGACGCCATGGGCTTTGGCCTGGTCTACCCGATGATGTCGGTCATCTTTGGCGATCCGCATACCAGCCTGTTGGCGCCCGAGTCCAGCACGACCCTGCGCAACTTCTATCTGGGGCTGGGCTATGGGGTCTACCCGCTGTGCATGTTCTTCGGGTCGTCGCTGATGGGCGAGCTGTCCGACGCCTATGGCCGCCGCAAGATCCTGCTGCTGTGCGTGTTCGGGCTGTCGCTCAGTTACTTCCTGATGGCGCTCGGCGTTCTCTGGCCGAGCGTTGGGCTGCTGCTGTTTGGCCGTGGCTTGAGCGGTCTGATGGCGGGCTGCCAAGGTATCGCCCAAGCGGCCATCACCGACATGAGCACACCGGAAAACAAGGCGCTCAACATGAGCTTCATGTCGCTGGCCTTCAGCGCCGGAGTGATTGTTGGGCCGGTGCTCGGTGGTGTTGCCTCCGACCAGCGGATCGCCCCCATCTTCGGCCACGAAGCGCCGTTTCTGCTGGTCGGTGTGTTGGCGCTGGCGTGCGGTGTGTGGATGTGGGCGTCATACCGCAACACGGTCACCCCTTCGGGGATGCACCGCGTTGATGTGCTGCTGCCACTGCGCGTCATGCACGAAGCGGTTCGGCACAAGGCGGTGGCCTATCTGTCGGTGGTCTTCTTCCTCATGCAGATCGGCTACGGCCTCTATCTGCAGACCATCATGATGCTGCTCCAGACACGCTTTCACTACGGCAGCGCGCAGCTGGGGCTGTTCAGCGGGGCGATCGGCGTGTGCTTCGTCTTTGGACTGCTGTGTGTCGTGCGCCTGATGCTGCGGGTGTGGAGCGTCATCGATATCGCCAAGACCGGCCTGTTGGTGGCCGGCATCGCCCAGATCCTGTCGAGCCTGCTGCCATACGAAAGCGTGCTCTGGGCGCTGGCAGCGCTGGTCGGCTGCTTTGACATGGTGGCCTACACGACGATGTACACCGCCTTCTCTGACGCCGTGACGGAAGATCGTCAAGGCTGGGCGCTTGGCGTTGCGGGCTCGGTCATGGCGGTGGCGTGGGTCGTCACGGGTTTCCTGACCAACCTGCTCCCGGTGTTGGGCGAAACCGGGTTGCTGTTGGTTGGCGGAATCGGTTTCCTGCTCAGCTTCCTGATGATGCGAGCGCATGGCCGCAAGCGCGGCACGGCATCCAACAAGGAGGGTGCGGACTCGCCAGCGCCGGGCGTAACTGGCTGA
- a CDS encoding ClcB-like voltage-gated chloride channel protein translates to MPDTPTPSPTPSTRPAWWQRVGARLPFGSEHLVFVYAAVIGCAGALSTILFRECLRQLQWWLSGTDQGLVATARALPWWARLLVPAIGGVLAGLTLQIGLKWIPRKGSEDYMEAIAVGDGVLSARQSLVRSVSSLCSVASGASIGREGPMVQLAAMCGSLLGRALRRGFGHIRPVSVEQLRLLVACGAAAGITSAYNAPISGAVFVSEIVFGVITTATLGPLLVSAVTADIVLRQFFGYGAVYEMPHFDFVSGWEVLTYLGLGLAAGMAGPLLLGLIDRARDAFARTQLPLTLRLALGGLIVGALSTQLPEVWGNGYSVVNSFLHQPWLWQTVALVLICKVAATAASAGSGAVGGVFTPTLFCGAALGLLYGTGMHALLPGAAPVPISYAVVGMGALLAATTHAPLMSILMIFEMTLSYQVVLPLMLACITGYVTAHAAGAPSVYARALAQNKKEAREDADNAQNPSSPASSVPPDATQK, encoded by the coding sequence ATTCCGGATACACCGACACCATCGCCCACCCCATCAACGCGCCCTGCGTGGTGGCAGCGCGTGGGCGCGCGGTTGCCGTTCGGCAGCGAGCATCTGGTGTTCGTCTATGCCGCTGTGATCGGCTGTGCGGGCGCCTTGTCGACGATCCTGTTTCGCGAGTGTTTGCGCCAGTTGCAGTGGTGGCTCTCCGGCACGGACCAGGGGCTGGTGGCTACGGCACGCGCGCTGCCGTGGTGGGCGCGCCTGCTGGTGCCTGCCATTGGCGGCGTTCTGGCTGGGCTCACGCTGCAGATCGGGCTGAAATGGATTCCGCGCAAGGGCTCGGAAGACTATATGGAAGCCATCGCCGTGGGCGACGGTGTGTTGAGCGCGCGGCAGAGCTTGGTACGCAGTGTGTCGTCGCTGTGCTCGGTGGCCAGCGGCGCGTCCATCGGGCGCGAAGGGCCGATGGTGCAACTGGCGGCGATGTGTGGCTCGCTGCTGGGGCGCGCGCTGCGGCGCGGGTTTGGGCACATCAGACCGGTCTCGGTCGAGCAACTGCGTCTGCTGGTTGCGTGCGGGGCGGCAGCAGGCATTACCTCCGCCTACAACGCGCCCATCTCGGGCGCTGTGTTTGTGAGCGAGATCGTCTTCGGCGTCATCACCACGGCCACGCTCGGGCCGCTGCTGGTGTCGGCCGTGACGGCGGACATCGTGCTGCGCCAGTTCTTCGGGTACGGCGCGGTCTACGAGATGCCGCATTTCGATTTCGTATCCGGCTGGGAAGTGCTGACCTATCTGGGGCTCGGCCTGGCGGCAGGCATGGCGGGGCCGCTGCTGCTGGGGCTGATTGACCGCGCACGTGATGCCTTTGCCCGTACCCAGTTGCCGCTGACGTTGCGGTTGGCGCTGGGCGGGTTGATCGTGGGTGCACTGTCGACCCAGTTGCCTGAGGTCTGGGGCAACGGCTACAGCGTGGTCAACAGCTTCCTGCACCAGCCGTGGCTGTGGCAGACCGTGGCGCTGGTGCTGATCTGCAAGGTGGCGGCGACGGCGGCCAGCGCGGGGTCGGGCGCGGTGGGCGGGGTGTTCACGCCCACGCTGTTTTGCGGCGCGGCGCTGGGGTTGTTGTATGGCACCGGCATGCACGCGTTGCTGCCGGGCGCAGCGCCGGTTCCGATCAGCTATGCGGTGGTTGGAATGGGCGCGCTGCTGGCGGCTACTACGCATGCGCCGCTCATGTCGATCCTGATGATCTTTGAGATGACACTGTCGTACCAGGTGGTGCTGCCACTCATGCTGGCGTGCATCACCGGCTATGTGACTGCGCATGCGGCAGGCGCGCCGTCTGTCTATGCGCGGGCGCTGGCACAGAACAAAAAAGAGGCGCGCGAAGATGCGGATAACGCGCAGAACCCGTCGTCACCCGCGTCTTCCGTGCCTCCGGACGCTACGCAGAAATAG
- a CDS encoding YciI family protein, giving the protein MLYLILFTYRAPLSEMDRVLPAHRQHLDAHYASGHFLMSGPLFPREGGGILARAASREEIDAIVARDPFVLENLVEARVIAWSPNRRVAGLPEAWFVDGAVSAPT; this is encoded by the coding sequence ATGCTGTACCTGATTCTTTTCACCTACCGCGCACCGTTGTCCGAGATGGACCGCGTGCTGCCTGCCCACCGCCAGCACCTGGACGCGCACTACGCGAGCGGGCACTTCCTGATGTCCGGACCGTTGTTCCCTCGCGAAGGCGGCGGCATCCTGGCGCGCGCTGCGTCGCGCGAGGAGATCGATGCCATCGTGGCGCGCGATCCATTTGTGCTGGAAAACCTGGTCGAGGCGCGCGTCATTGCATGGAGCCCGAACCGGCGCGTGGCGGGCCTGCCAGAGGCGTGGTTTGTTGATGGGGCCGTGAGCGCGCCGACGTAA
- a CDS encoding quinone oxidoreductase family protein, whose product MHAKVIQLREPAPALGLQPVSLMLPPPASNALTVRHTAIGVNFVDVYHRAGLYPVPAFPAVLGVEGVGVVEALGSDVRGFVVGQRVAWAGLMDGAPGGYASHRNIPAERAIALPDALDDETVAATLLRGITAHMLLSRVRRVQAGDTVLVHAAAGGLGLLLVQWAKRLGVRVIGTVGSEAKAATALGHGADHVVLYRQQDVREAVLRLTDGEGVDYVIDGVGGEMLQTSLAVTRPFGMVASIGQASDVGNTQTNTVDLSGLGPSRSIALARPGVFRYMADLSRYRAGAQAALQRMLEGARVPVGGTYALEEAATAHAALEAGQTTGALLLRP is encoded by the coding sequence ATGCATGCCAAGGTCATTCAACTCCGTGAACCCGCTCCAGCATTGGGTTTGCAGCCCGTCAGCCTGATGCTGCCGCCTCCCGCATCCAACGCGTTGACGGTACGCCACACCGCCATCGGCGTGAACTTTGTGGATGTGTATCACCGTGCCGGGCTGTACCCAGTGCCCGCGTTTCCGGCTGTGCTGGGGGTGGAGGGCGTTGGGGTGGTGGAAGCACTGGGGTCGGACGTGCGCGGCTTTGTGGTGGGCCAGCGCGTGGCCTGGGCTGGACTGATGGACGGCGCGCCCGGCGGTTATGCAAGCCATCGCAACATTCCTGCGGAGCGCGCGATCGCGCTGCCGGATGCGCTGGACGACGAGACTGTCGCAGCCACGCTGTTGCGCGGCATCACCGCACACATGCTGCTGTCCCGGGTACGCCGGGTACAGGCTGGCGACACGGTACTCGTGCATGCGGCAGCCGGTGGCCTGGGCCTGCTGCTGGTGCAGTGGGCCAAGCGCCTGGGTGTGCGGGTGATTGGTACGGTTGGCAGCGAAGCCAAGGCGGCCACTGCGCTCGGCCATGGCGCAGACCACGTCGTGCTGTACCGCCAACAGGATGTGCGCGAAGCCGTGCTGCGATTAACTGATGGTGAAGGCGTCGACTACGTCATTGACGGTGTGGGCGGCGAGATGCTGCAAACGTCCTTGGCGGTGACGCGGCCATTCGGCATGGTGGCGAGCATCGGCCAGGCGAGCGACGTCGGCAATACGCAAACGAACACTGTCGACCTCTCTGGGCTAGGGCCATCGCGTTCGATCGCGCTGGCGCGGCCGGGTGTGTTCCGCTACATGGCGGATCTCTCGCGCTACCGTGCCGGTGCACAGGCTGCGTTGCAACGCATGCTCGAAGGGGCGCGTGTGCCGGTGGGTGGTACCTATGCGCTGGAAGAGGCAGCCACCGCGCACGCGGCGCTGGAAGCTGGCCAAACCACGGGCGCGTTGCTGCTGCGGCCGTGA
- a CDS encoding LysR family transcriptional regulator gives MQWDDVRYFLVLAREGSLSAAARRLAVEHTTVARRADALEQSLGVRLFDRLPRGWRLTTEGTALAERAERMEQEAAGFARAAAGAGSLRGTVRISVPPTIASHFIAPHLAALHRQWPGISLVLLGETRNANLMAHEADLAIRLSRPTASTLATRPLGDLGYGLYATPEVLAQPEAEWEFIGYDERLRHVPQQRWLDAYAGERRVILRCSDLAAIHQAALAGLGVAALPHFLGAPAETGTLLRRLPIDDPALHREIWLAIHPDVRRSPRVRAVADALIALFDAQRHVLAGH, from the coding sequence TTGCAGTGGGATGACGTGCGCTACTTCCTTGTGTTGGCGCGCGAGGGCAGCCTGTCGGCCGCGGCACGTCGGTTGGCGGTGGAGCACACCACGGTGGCGCGGCGTGCCGATGCACTGGAGCAATCGCTGGGCGTGCGGTTGTTCGACCGCCTGCCGCGCGGCTGGCGCCTGACCACCGAAGGCACCGCACTGGCCGAGCGCGCAGAACGGATGGAGCAGGAGGCCGCCGGCTTCGCCCGCGCAGCGGCGGGTGCAGGTAGCCTGCGCGGGACGGTACGCATCTCAGTGCCGCCCACCATCGCGAGCCACTTCATCGCACCGCACTTGGCCGCGCTGCACCGCCAGTGGCCCGGTATCAGCCTGGTGCTGCTGGGCGAGACGCGCAACGCCAACCTGATGGCGCACGAGGCCGATCTCGCCATCCGGCTGTCGCGCCCCACCGCATCCACGCTGGCCACGCGGCCGCTGGGCGATCTCGGCTACGGCCTGTACGCAACGCCGGAAGTCCTCGCGCAACCTGAAGCAGAGTGGGAGTTCATCGGCTACGACGAGCGCCTGCGCCACGTGCCGCAGCAGCGCTGGCTGGACGCGTACGCGGGCGAGCGCCGCGTAATCCTGCGCTGCAGCGATCTGGCGGCAATCCACCAGGCAGCGCTGGCGGGATTGGGTGTGGCAGCGCTTCCGCACTTCCTCGGCGCGCCCGCAGAAACGGGTACGCTTTTGCGCCGATTGCCGATCGACGACCCCGCGCTGCACCGGGAAATCTGGCTCGCCATTCATCCAGACGTGCGTCGATCACCGCGCGTACGGGCGGTTGCCGATGCACTGATCGCGCTATTCGACGCGCAGCGACACGTTTTGGCGGGGCATTGA
- a CDS encoding ABC transporter ATP-binding protein, with protein sequence MTTLLEVKGLDVSYGHIAAVKGIDFALKTGEITSLVGANGAGKSTTLLALSGLIPKSQGEVRGQILFEGEDVSQWSPHKRVQRGLVQVAEGRATLTTMTVRENLELGAYTRKDRSQIASDLERVFHLFPRLKERIDGLAGNLSGGEQQMLAIGRALMARPRVLLLDEPSMGLAPIIVQEIFRILRTINAEGLTIFLVEQNVRQALKIAQHGYVLETGQIVLADSGKNLLGNPRVLEAYLGG encoded by the coding sequence ATGACGACGCTGCTGGAAGTCAAAGGGCTGGACGTGTCGTACGGGCACATCGCAGCCGTCAAGGGCATCGACTTTGCGCTCAAGACTGGCGAGATCACCTCGCTGGTCGGCGCTAACGGTGCGGGCAAGTCGACCACGCTGCTGGCGCTGTCGGGGTTGATCCCGAAGTCGCAGGGCGAGGTGCGCGGCCAGATCCTGTTCGAGGGCGAAGACGTTTCGCAGTGGTCGCCCCACAAGCGCGTGCAGCGCGGCCTCGTGCAGGTGGCGGAGGGGCGTGCCACGCTGACCACCATGACAGTGCGCGAGAACCTGGAGCTGGGCGCGTACACCCGCAAGGACCGCAGCCAGATCGCCTCCGACCTGGAGCGTGTGTTTCACCTGTTCCCGCGTTTGAAGGAGCGCATCGACGGCCTGGCCGGCAACCTGTCGGGCGGCGAGCAGCAGATGCTCGCCATCGGTCGTGCGTTGATGGCTCGCCCGCGTGTGCTGCTGCTGGACGAACCGTCGATGGGCCTGGCGCCGATCATCGTGCAGGAGATCTTCCGCATCCTGCGCACCATCAATGCCGAAGGGCTGACGATCTTCCTGGTGGAGCAGAACGTGCGGCAGGCGCTGAAGATTGCGCAGCACGGCTATGTGCTGGAGACGGGTCAGATCGTGCTGGCCGACAGCGGGAAAAACCTGCTGGGCAATCCGCGCGTGCTTGAAGCCTATCTGGGCGGTTGA
- a CDS encoding ABC transporter ATP-binding protein, producing MLKLASISKRFGGLSVLQDVNIEVPQGSIFGLIGPNGAGKTTVFNLITGLLAPTGGTLTFNGDNLVGKKPHQITQMGIARTFQNIRIFKEMTLLENVVVGMHRHLDYGAPGLLLSLPKYRAAERRARDRALELLSWVKLDHKAHDIADNLSYGDQRKLELARALATEPKLLLLDEPVAGMNTGEKVDLMAEIENIKARGYTIFMIEHDMRFVMGLCERIAVLNFGRIIAEGPPDAIRNNPQVIEAYLGRDDDDEGEVAA from the coding sequence ATGCTCAAACTCGCATCCATTTCCAAGCGCTTTGGCGGCCTGTCGGTGCTGCAGGACGTCAACATCGAGGTGCCCCAAGGCAGCATCTTCGGTTTGATCGGCCCGAACGGCGCGGGCAAGACGACGGTGTTCAACCTGATCACTGGTCTGCTCGCACCCACCGGTGGCACGCTGACTTTCAACGGCGACAACCTCGTCGGCAAGAAGCCACACCAGATCACGCAGATGGGCATCGCCCGCACGTTCCAGAACATCCGCATCTTCAAGGAGATGACGCTGCTGGAGAACGTGGTAGTGGGTATGCACCGGCATCTGGATTACGGCGCACCGGGGTTGCTGCTGTCGCTACCGAAGTACCGCGCTGCCGAGCGCCGCGCGCGCGACCGCGCGCTGGAGCTGCTCTCGTGGGTCAAGCTCGACCACAAGGCACACGACATTGCCGACAACCTCTCGTACGGCGATCAGCGCAAGCTCGAACTCGCGCGGGCCCTGGCCACCGAACCCAAGCTGCTGCTGCTCGACGAGCCCGTCGCCGGCATGAACACGGGCGAGAAGGTCGACCTGATGGCCGAGATCGAGAACATCAAGGCGCGCGGCTACACGATCTTCATGATCGAGCACGACATGCGCTTCGTGATGGGCCTGTGCGAGCGCATTGCCGTGCTGAACTTCGGCCGCATCATCGCCGAAGGGCCGCCCGACGCGATCCGCAACAACCCGCAAGTCATCGAGGCGTACCTGGGCCGCGATGATGACGATGAAGGTGAGGTGGCAGCATGA
- a CDS encoding branched-chain amino acid ABC transporter permease has protein sequence MEWFDNFWSVYSNLVLTLGINALLALSIYLTLSCGLLAMANAAFMGIGAYTASLLTMNAEMPFSVALAGGMAAPAVVALVIGVPVLRLSGVYLAMATLGFGEVVRVLILNTEDWTGGALGLNGIPQLTQWWHVALAVLLTLFVLARMRRSKVGRAFEAIKEDETAAGLMGINVAGTKLLAFVLGAAIAGLAGALNAHLTFFIGPNEFGFDRGVEILTMTILGGTNGLTGPVLGSLILSLLPELLRAFKDFRLVVNGVILMVIVLFLPKGIWDPARFARWFGIKRGGTMPSAAASNESH, from the coding sequence ATGGAATGGTTCGACAACTTCTGGTCGGTCTACAGCAACCTGGTGCTGACGCTCGGCATCAATGCGCTGCTGGCGCTGTCCATCTATCTGACGCTGTCGTGTGGCTTGCTGGCGATGGCGAATGCGGCCTTCATGGGCATCGGCGCGTACACCGCGTCGTTGTTGACGATGAATGCCGAGATGCCGTTTTCGGTGGCGCTGGCTGGCGGTATGGCGGCACCGGCTGTGGTGGCGCTCGTCATCGGTGTGCCGGTGCTGCGGCTGTCGGGCGTGTACCTCGCCATGGCCACACTGGGCTTCGGTGAAGTGGTGCGCGTGCTGATCCTGAACACCGAGGACTGGACCGGCGGCGCGCTGGGCCTGAACGGCATTCCGCAGCTCACGCAGTGGTGGCACGTGGCGCTGGCCGTGTTGCTGACGCTGTTCGTGCTGGCGCGCATGCGCCGCTCGAAAGTGGGCCGCGCATTCGAGGCCATCAAGGAAGACGAAACCGCTGCCGGCCTGATGGGCATCAACGTGGCGGGTACCAAGCTGCTGGCATTCGTGCTGGGTGCGGCCATCGCCGGCCTGGCGGGTGCATTGAACGCGCACCTGACGTTCTTCATTGGCCCGAACGAATTCGGCTTCGACCGCGGTGTGGAAATCCTCACGATGACGATCCTGGGCGGTACCAACGGCCTGACCGGCCCGGTGCTGGGCTCTTTGATCCTCTCGTTGTTGCCCGAGCTGCTGCGCGCGTTCAAGGATTTCCGCCTGGTCGTCAACGGCGTGATCCTGATGGTGATCGTGTTGTTCCTGCCCAAGGGCATCTGGGACCCGGCGCGTTTTGCGCGCTGGTTTGGCATCAAGCGCGGCGGCACCATGCCTAGCGCTGCGGCTTCCAACGAATCGCACTGA
- a CDS encoding branched-chain amino acid ABC transporter permease, with protein MLEQQLVNALSLGCVYALFALGFTLVFGILGVINLSHGAVFMLGAYAALQVVNHFELPLWAALAVGFVVSGVAGLIIDVLLLRPLRRRNAPHLIPMIATIGAGIAINNAMQGVFGAENMRFPSGLVSDASLDLGGIHLTPLELSIIVLSFVLMAALMLLLKRTQLGRALRAIAESPKAAALLGINVEGLFLLTSFAAAALGGLSGVLIGLYSNAVFPLMGQPMLHKGIAVIILGGLGDIRGAMLGGLFLGFAEVLSVAYIGSTMRDAVAFGLLFLILLVRPQGLFGKVLERKA; from the coding sequence ATGCTGGAACAGCAACTCGTCAATGCGCTGTCGCTCGGCTGCGTGTATGCGTTGTTTGCCCTGGGATTCACGCTGGTTTTCGGCATCCTGGGCGTGATCAACCTGTCGCACGGCGCGGTCTTCATGCTCGGTGCCTATGCGGCGCTGCAGGTCGTGAACCATTTTGAACTGCCGCTGTGGGCGGCCCTGGCCGTCGGCTTTGTCGTGAGCGGCGTGGCCGGGCTCATCATCGATGTGCTGCTGCTGCGCCCGCTGCGCCGCCGCAACGCGCCTCACCTGATCCCGATGATCGCGACCATTGGTGCGGGCATCGCCATCAACAACGCCATGCAGGGCGTGTTCGGCGCGGAGAACATGCGCTTTCCGTCCGGGCTCGTGTCGGATGCCTCGCTGGACCTGGGCGGCATTCACCTCACGCCGCTGGAGCTGAGCATCATCGTGCTGTCGTTCGTGCTGATGGCGGCGCTCATGTTGCTGCTCAAGCGCACGCAGCTCGGCCGTGCGTTGCGCGCGATTGCGGAGTCGCCCAAGGCGGCGGCGCTGCTCGGTATCAACGTGGAGGGGCTCTTCTTGCTGACCTCGTTTGCCGCGGCGGCGCTGGGCGGGTTGTCGGGCGTGCTGATCGGCCTGTACTCCAACGCCGTGTTCCCGCTGATGGGCCAGCCGATGCTGCACAAGGGCATCGCGGTCATCATCCTGGGTGGTCTGGGCGATATTCGCGGCGCGATGCTGGGCGGGCTGTTCCTCGGCTTTGCGGAGGTGCTGTCGGTGGCCTACATCGGCTCGACCATGCGCGATGCGGTGGCGTTCGGTCTGCTGTTCCTGATCCTGCTGGTGCGGCCGCAAGGGCTGTTCGGCAAGGTGCTGGAACGCAAGGCATAA
- a CDS encoding ABC transporter substrate-binding protein, translating to MQKMIKRLLLTAVAAGAAIATGAASAAQDIKIGVAEALSGGAAQYGVAIRNGFQLAADEINAAGGINGSKIALVIEDEQGKKEEAINVFKKLIFQDKVAMVFGPTLSNSAQAADPIAQAAKTVAFGTSNTADGITSIGDYVFRNSVTEADVLPATIQTVVKKAGVKKVAVLYGNDDVFTKSGYDNFKKALEDLKIPVTTTETFAKGDVDFKAQLTKIKATNPDAIVLSALIAEGGPIMVQARQLGLNVPFIGGNGMNSVKVFDLAKDKSDNLWVGSPWSIENHTAENSKFITAYTSKYKAAPDQFAAQAYDALYIASKALKAVKFSGNLEADRKAIRDALPAVKHTGATGAFAFRQVTARGKPAGYDAVQTPIVSVTKNGKYTIEK from the coding sequence ATGCAAAAAATGATCAAACGGCTGCTGTTGACGGCAGTGGCTGCGGGGGCGGCAATCGCAACGGGCGCGGCATCGGCAGCCCAGGACATCAAGATCGGCGTGGCCGAAGCACTGTCGGGCGGTGCAGCCCAGTACGGCGTGGCCATCCGCAACGGCTTCCAGCTGGCGGCTGACGAGATCAACGCCGCCGGTGGCATCAATGGCAGCAAGATCGCACTGGTGATCGAAGACGAGCAGGGCAAGAAGGAAGAGGCCATCAATGTCTTCAAGAAGCTGATCTTCCAGGACAAGGTGGCGATGGTGTTTGGCCCCACGCTGTCCAACTCGGCCCAGGCGGCTGACCCGATTGCACAGGCTGCCAAGACGGTGGCGTTTGGCACCTCCAACACGGCAGACGGCATCACCAGCATTGGTGACTACGTTTTCCGCAACTCCGTGACCGAAGCCGACGTGCTGCCGGCCACCATCCAGACCGTGGTGAAGAAGGCCGGCGTGAAGAAGGTTGCCGTGCTGTACGGCAATGACGACGTCTTCACCAAGAGCGGCTACGACAACTTCAAGAAGGCGCTGGAAGACCTGAAGATTCCGGTGACGACCACCGAAACCTTCGCCAAGGGCGACGTGGACTTCAAGGCCCAGCTCACCAAGATCAAGGCGACGAACCCGGATGCGATCGTGCTGTCGGCACTGATTGCCGAAGGTGGTCCGATCATGGTGCAGGCGCGCCAGCTCGGTCTGAACGTGCCCTTCATCGGCGGCAACGGCATGAACTCGGTCAAGGTGTTCGACCTGGCCAAGGACAAGTCCGACAACCTGTGGGTGGGCAGCCCGTGGTCGATCGAGAACCACACGGCCGAGAACAGCAAGTTCATCACCGCCTACACGTCCAAGTACAAGGCTGCGCCGGACCAGTTTGCAGCGCAGGCGTATGACGCCCTGTACATCGCATCCAAGGCACTGAAGGCGGTCAAGTTCAGCGGCAACCTGGAAGCCGATCGCAAGGCCATCCGCGATGCACTTCCGGCAGTCAAGCACACCGGTGCAACCGGCGCGTTTGCGTTCCGCCAGGTCACGGCACGCGGCAAGCCGGCCGGCTACGACGCTGTGCAGACGCCGATCGTTAGCGTGACCAAGAACGGCAAGTACACGATCGAGAAGTAA